One Pseudomonas tolaasii NCPPB 2192 genomic window carries:
- a CDS encoding sigma-70 family RNA polymerase sigma factor gives MPYLFDYEACLAACARGDKRALRQLYVQDSNQLLGVALRIARDKALAEDIVHDAFIRIWRGAGSFDARRGSARGWVFSVTRHLALNAVRNRYREVVLDDEHEQAAEPAARFEFGAREDKVYRCLEQLDPARRACILHAYVDGDSHSEIARKLDTPLGTVKAWIKRSLAALRECMA, from the coding sequence ATGCCGTATTTGTTTGACTATGAAGCGTGCCTTGCGGCCTGCGCCCGCGGCGATAAACGTGCCCTGCGCCAGCTCTATGTGCAGGACAGCAACCAGTTGCTCGGGGTGGCCTTGCGTATCGCCCGCGACAAGGCCCTGGCCGAAGACATCGTGCACGACGCCTTTATCCGCATCTGGCGTGGCGCCGGCAGTTTTGACGCACGCCGCGGCTCGGCCCGCGGCTGGGTGTTCAGCGTGACCCGCCACCTGGCGCTCAATGCCGTGCGCAACCGCTACCGCGAAGTGGTGCTGGACGATGAACACGAGCAAGCTGCCGAACCGGCTGCCCGCTTCGAATTCGGCGCCCGGGAAGACAAGGTTTATCGTTGCCTGGAACAGCTCGACCCGGCCCGTCGCGCGTGCATCCTGCACGCCTATGTCGACGGTGATTCCCACAGCGAAATCGCCCGGAAACTGGACACGCCCCTGGGCACCGTCAAAGCCTGGATCAAACGTAGCCTCGCCGCGCTGCGGGAGTGCATGGCATGA
- a CDS encoding anti-sigma factor: MNEPMDELASEYVLGTLPAEQRAEVQQRLNHDPELRAAVDAWEQRLLPLTALAEPVPPTAHLWPRIERTIKRPEDSVAWWNLLALWRGLAGAGMLTTLVLAALLLTRPPATPPSFVVVLVAPQSQAPGWVIQASNNQQIQLIPLGVMEVPSDKALQFWTKGDGWQGPVSLGLVKPGQTLSVPLDKLPPLTPNQLFELTLEDPRGSPTGKPTGPIQAIGRAVKVL; the protein is encoded by the coding sequence ATGAACGAGCCGATGGATGAACTGGCCAGCGAATACGTGCTGGGCACCCTGCCCGCCGAGCAACGGGCCGAGGTGCAACAGCGCCTGAACCACGACCCTGAGTTGCGTGCCGCCGTGGACGCCTGGGAACAGCGCCTGCTGCCACTGACGGCACTGGCCGAGCCGGTGCCGCCCACCGCCCACCTTTGGCCGCGCATCGAACGCACGATTAAACGTCCCGAAGACAGCGTGGCGTGGTGGAACCTGTTGGCGCTATGGCGCGGGTTGGCCGGCGCGGGCATGCTGACCACGCTGGTGTTGGCGGCGCTGTTGCTGACTCGCCCGCCCGCCACGCCACCCAGCTTTGTGGTGGTGCTGGTGGCGCCACAGAGCCAGGCGCCGGGCTGGGTGATCCAGGCCAGCAACAATCAACAGATTCAGCTTATTCCATTGGGTGTGATGGAGGTGCCGAGCGACAAGGCCCTGCAGTTCTGGACCAAGGGCGATGGCTGGCAAGGCCCGGTCTCGCTGGGCCTGGTCAAGCCGGGGCAAACGCTGTCGGTGCCGCTGGACAAGCTGCCGCCGCTCACGCCCAACCAGCTGTTTGAACTGACCCTGGAAGACCCGCGCGGCTCGCCGACCGGCAAGCCCACCGGGCCGATCCAGGCGATTGGCCGGGCCGTGAAGGTGCTTTGA